Genomic segment of Caproiciproducens sp. NJN-50:
CGGAACGATCAATTGATCTCTATCGAGCGGCACGGGGAAGAACCGACTGTCGGGAAATGTTCCTCCGCGGATACCCAATTTCGCCAGCTTAAAAAGAAAATTTCACAATTTGCCGGGTCCAATTACCAGTCCCTGGGGATCATCTGCAAGACGCAAAAACAGGCGGCTGAGCTATACGGACAGATTAAGGATCAATTTCCCAAAGTCAGTTTATTGAGTTTCAGCAGCACGGAGTTTCAGGACGGTGTGACAGTGACAACGGCCCACATGGCGAAAGGTTTGGAATTCGATCAGGTAATCGTCCCATTCGCAGATGCTTTCACCTATCGGACGGAAATGGATCGGAGCATGCTGTATATTGCCTGCACCCGGGCAATGCATAAGCTGGACCTGACATATTTTGGCGACCTTTCGCCGTATTTAAAAGGGTAAGGCTTTTGCTTTTAATAGGGCTTCAAGCTCAGAGTCCGCTCTGAACTTCGTATTGGGCCGCAAACTGTATCCGGAAGGGGAGAATGAATTTCGCGTGCAGTCTAAGCGCAAACTGCACGGTGTGTATTCAAGGGGACCGCCAGCCGCCGCGTAACATTGATGTGATACCAAACCGCGATTTGCTCTGCCGCAGTCAAAAGATGGCAGGCCGTCATCGGCAATTAGATGCCGGAAAATAGCAAGGAGGTCCGGCCAAAATGCTGGCCGAACCTCCGAACTGCGTGAAAAAATACGGCTCCGAAGAGCGTATTTGGGGCTTTACCGCCGCTTTGAGAAGCAGTCGCTGCAATAAACCGGACGGCCTGAAGACGGCTGAAACGGTACTTTGCAGGGCTTTCCGCAAGAAGCGCAGACCGCGTCATACATTTCGCGCCGGGAATGCCCGGAATTTTTACGGGCATCGCGGCAGGATTTACACCTTTGCGGTTCGTTCGTGAATCCCTTTTCTTCGAAGAAATCCTGCTCGCTTGCAGTGAATACAAATTCTTGGCCGCAGTCTTTACAGATTAGCGTTTTGTCCTGATGATTCAATTGGCATTCCTCGTTTTAAAAAAATATGCCCGACTACACTGGTCAGGCACTTACACTCAGTATAGATGAAGCAAAGATAATTGTCAAATGTTTTTTATGAGGTCTTTAAATTTCCGCGCAGCGCGACCGCAGGGAATGATTGCTGCCGGATCACATGGAAGAATCGTAATATCTTCATAACCCGTCCGGCTCCCCGCGGTCCCGGCCTTTTCCGAGAAGAGGGAGCAGCTTTGCGGAGAGCAGGGAGACGAGCGGCGCCGTCAGGACCACGGCGGTGCTTCCGGTCAGCGCCTGCAAAATCTCCGCTGTGATCGAATTGGAATTCATCACCTGAAAATACGGCATGTTGTAGGTGTAGATCTGGACCAGCATAACCAGGGAGGAGCCCGTGAACGCGAGGATCAGCGTGTTGGCCATGGTGCCCAGCATGTCCCGGCCCACATTCATGCCGGAGGCGAAAAGGGCCTTTCCGTCGGCCTGAGGGTCCCTCGCATGGATTTCGTTGACGGCGGCGGCCACCGAGATCGCGATGTCCATCACCGCCCCGAGCGATGAGATCAGCACGGCGGCGAAGAACAGGCTGCCCACCTTCAGCCCGCTGTGGGAGGAGATTGCCAGAAGCGAGTCCGTGTCCGCGAACGTGTATCCGGAAGTCCGCGTCAGCATGCCGAACAGGGCTTCGATCCCGGAAGCGGCGGCCACGCCGCCCACCGTGCCGAGGATGGCGACCAGGCTTTTCCACTCGAAGCCTCCCACCAGAAAGAGTGTGACGCAGGCCGTGACGGCGGCGAAGATCAGCGCCGCGGCCGCGGGCGCCACGCCGATATAAAGCAGCGGAATAAAAACAAAGACCGTGCTTGTTACCGTAAACCCGATGGCGAGGACGGACTTGAACCCGCTTCTGCCGCCCGCCCAGCACAGAAGCAGGACGAAAATGCCCGCCAGGAGATAGAGGAAAGGCGTCCTGTCCGGAGAATTGACATTGACGTTGATGGTTTTTCCGTCGCCGGTTTCACTGACGGATACAATGACGGTCTGGCCGGGTTTCACGTAATAGTTCGTGTCGTAATTCAGATTGTTGATGACTGGAAAAGTGCTGCCTTTGCGGCCGCCGGTCAGAAGCCGCACTGTGATGTTCTGCGAACCGATCAGCAGACCGGGATGCTTCTCATCCTTTTTGGCTTCTTCGGACTCCACGGAGACCACTTTCGCTTTCTCGAACGAGATCTTGTCGTTGCCGGACAGGCTGTAAGGGTCGTAATAGGCCTGGTGCCGGCTCGCGGCGTATGCGACGAAAAGATAGGCGCACAGCAGAAGCAGTGAGGCCCCCGCTTTCCAAAAATTTTTGATCGGAATGTTCGGCACGCCGGTTTTCCCCCCTTGCTTTAATAAAGAGGACAACCCCATTGCACGGATTGGTGTAATGAGGCTGTCCGAAAAGATGCCCGCCTCGTTTTACGGGCCTTGAAGCGTCAGCCGCGGGCCGCTTTTTTCCGGAGAATCATGACGGCGCTGAGGAGCGCGGCCAGCAGGGCGACGGCGGCAATTGCGAAGACGGCGCTGTCGCTGCCTTTCCTGTCGCCGGTTTTCGGATTGGAAGCTGTTCCGGCCGGCTTGACGGAGGCCGCCGCCGGAGCCGCCGCTGATTTCGTGATCGTGTAGGTGTCGATCGGCGTATCGGAGCTTGTGGCGTAGGTCGAAAGTGAGATCGCGCCGTCCGTCACGCTGACGTAAGTGTAGGTCGGCACGTTGTTCTGCCAGCCGAACGCGCTGAAGGAGTGGTCGGCGGTCGTGTTGTATTTGTAGTATTTGCTGCCGCTGCCGGAGTCGAGGGTGAAGTAGACGGTGCCTTTGGGATTGGTCACCTTGTTGGTCTTGACCGTATTCACGGGGGAACCGCCGTACATCTGGAACGAGCGGGTATAGTAGTGGTCGTGGCCGTTCAGCACAACGTCGACCGCGTATTTATCCATCAGCTTTGTCCAGTTGTTGCGCATGAACATGACGTCGTCGTCGGAGCTGGTCGCCCCGTCGTGGTTCGCCTCGCTGTAGGGGGCCTGATGGAACGAGACGATCTTCCATTTCGCGTTCTGGTTGGCGCTGATCGCCTGCTTCATAAACGCATCGTGCGCGGAGACATCATAGAAATTGTTGCCTTCCAGAACCATGAACAGGGTGCTGCCGTACCGGAACCAGTAGTCGCCGTTGTTGTCCGGGACATTGTTGGTCTGGGTCTGCCCGAGCGTCGAAAGGTTGGGCTGGTTGTAATGGAAGCTGTAATACCTGCCCATCTGGAAATCATGGTTTCCGGAATACGCCGCGAGAAGGTGCGTCTGAAGGTAATTGACAGATGATTCCGGGTTGAAAAACGCTTTATACTCCTGCTGCTGGGTATAAAGATGGTCGTAGTCGTTCACCTGGTCGCCCATGGAGAACAGGAAGTTGACGTTCGGGAATTTCGAATAGACTTTATTCAGCGTGTTTGCCCATCCGGCCTGGTCGTTGGCGAGATTTCCGCTCGCGCCGACCTGCGGGTCGCCGAACGCCGCGAAGGAAAATCCCTTTGCCGTGCTCTTTGTTTGGAATGTATAAACGGGGCTCCATGTCGTCCCGTCCCCCACGCGGTACGAATAGGAGGTGTCCGGCGCAAGGCTCCCGACCGTCACCTGGCTGGAATATTCATCAGTCAGGGCGGCGCCGCCGGCGTCTGTGAAGGAACTGACCGGATGGTCGGTGTTGCCGGGATTGTCCAGAACGCCTTCGGTGGCTGTCACCAGTTTCGTCGACGCCTGTTTGGCGGCATTGGCTGGAAAGCTGCCGCCCTTTACATCTCCGGTTTTGGCGATCTGAAGCTCGCCGGCGGCGGAACTGCCGCTGATCCAGCAGAAACGGGTTTCCGAATCGCTGCTGCCGACCCCGACGGTGATGTTGTAGGGCGAACCGCCCGCCTCTGCGGCGTGCGCGGCGGTGCCCTGCGCGACGGTGCCGCACAGGACCGCCAAAGAGCACAGGGCCGCCGCCATGGCCCGAATCGTTTTTTTGTTCGTAGGCATGGAAATTTACCTCCTCATATTTCAGACATTTTTATTGTCGATAAAATTGTACCGTATCTTCATTCTTGGAAAGTTATGCCGGTGTTAAAGCCGGTTTAATATTTGAGGAAGGAGCGTTTTTCCGCTTTTTCAGTAAAAAGAAGTCTGCCCCGGATGTTTTTCGGAATCCGCCGGTCCGGTCATTTAACCGGATTTTAAACAAACAGCGTTTGATCGCCGCGCCATGCCGTGCTACGATAAAGATTACGGAAGGGTGGGAGTCGATGAAAATAAGATCACCAAAGTTTTCCCGGCGCTTCCGGCGCATCGGAAGCGCCGTCCGGCGGGGAGCGGACCGGCTGAAAAGAGAGGCGTTCCGGAGAACTGCCCTGTTAAAGGAAGCGGCTTTTCGGAAAACCGTCCTTCTGAAAGAGGCGTCTTTCCGGCAAAATGCCTGGCATGCCGTCTTTTTCCTCAGCCTGTGCGCGTTTGCCGTTTGCTGCGGCATTCTGTTCCACCGCCTGTACACCCTGCCGAAACAGTCGGATGAGGGGCTGGCAAAGGCCCGGTCGCTCTATCGCGGCGCTTCCTCGTCGGTGCCGCAGAGTTCCTCCTCTGCTTCCTTTTCTTCCGCGCCGGAGGAGAAAAAGCTTTCTTTTTCCGAGCTTCAGGCGGCGAACCGGGATGTGAAAGGTTGGATCACGATCCCCGGCACGGCTATTGACGACCCGGTGCTTTGCCCTCCGAAGGACCGGCCGGATTATTACCTGACGCACGACTGGGAGGGCAATGAGACGAAATACGGAAGCATTTTTCTGTATTCAGGTTCTACAAGTCAAAAGAACATCATCCTTTACGGGCACAGCATGAAAGACGGAAGAATGTTCGCGCCTCTGCTGGATTACCAGGAACCTCGCTTTTATGACCTGCATCCCGTGATTCAGTTCCGCCTTGGGAACGATACGGCCGCCTGGAAGATCTTCGCGGTCATCAAGGTCAATACGGACCCTTCGCAGGGAGAGCCGTTCGATTACCAAAAAACCAAATTTGCTTCCCCGAAAGATTTTTCGGACTTTCTCGGCCGGGTGCGGATCCGCTCCGTGCTCAACATCCCCGTTGATCTGAAAACATCGGACACCCTTTTG
This window contains:
- a CDS encoding class B sortase — translated: MKIRSPKFSRRFRRIGSAVRRGADRLKREAFRRTALLKEAAFRKTVLLKEASFRQNAWHAVFFLSLCAFAVCCGILFHRLYTLPKQSDEGLAKARSLYRGASSSVPQSSSSASFSSAPEEKKLSFSELQAANRDVKGWITIPGTAIDDPVLCPPKDRPDYYLTHDWEGNETKYGSIFLYSGSTSQKNIILYGHSMKDGRMFAPLLDYQEPRFYDLHPVIQFRLGNDTAAWKIFAVIKVNTDPSQGEPFDYQKTKFASPKDFSDFLGRVRIRSVLNIPVDLKTSDTLLTLSTCSYEFDGFRTVIFARRLRRGENASVDTPKVSENAGALYPDCWYAKFGGKRP
- a CDS encoding zinc-ribbon domain containing protein — translated: MNHQDKTLICKDCGQEFVFTASEQDFFEEKGFTNEPQRCKSCRDARKNSGHSRREMYDAVCASCGKPCKVPFQPSSGRPVYCSDCFSKRR
- a CDS encoding purple acid phosphatase family protein codes for the protein MPTNKKTIRAMAAALCSLAVLCGTVAQGTAAHAAEAGGSPYNITVGVGSSDSETRFCWISGSSAAGELQIAKTGDVKGGSFPANAAKQASTKLVTATEGVLDNPGNTDHPVSSFTDAGGAALTDEYSSQVTVGSLAPDTSYSYRVGDGTTWSPVYTFQTKSTAKGFSFAAFGDPQVGASGNLANDQAGWANTLNKVYSKFPNVNFLFSMGDQVNDYDHLYTQQQEYKAFFNPESSVNYLQTHLLAAYSGNHDFQMGRYYSFHYNQPNLSTLGQTQTNNVPDNNGDYWFRYGSTLFMVLEGNNFYDVSAHDAFMKQAISANQNAKWKIVSFHQAPYSEANHDGATSSDDDVMFMRNNWTKLMDKYAVDVVLNGHDHYYTRSFQMYGGSPVNTVKTNKVTNPKGTVYFTLDSGSGSKYYKYNTTADHSFSAFGWQNNVPTYTYVSVTDGAISLSTYATSSDTPIDTYTITKSAAAPAAASVKPAGTASNPKTGDRKGSDSAVFAIAAVALLAALLSAVMILRKKAARG
- a CDS encoding YibE/F family protein; the encoded protein is MPNIPIKNFWKAGASLLLLCAYLFVAYAASRHQAYYDPYSLSGNDKISFEKAKVVSVESEEAKKDEKHPGLLIGSQNITVRLLTGGRKGSTFPVINNLNYDTNYYVKPGQTVIVSVSETGDGKTINVNVNSPDRTPFLYLLAGIFVLLLCWAGGRSGFKSVLAIGFTVTSTVFVFIPLLYIGVAPAAAALIFAAVTACVTLFLVGGFEWKSLVAILGTVGGVAAASGIEALFGMLTRTSGYTFADTDSLLAISSHSGLKVGSLFFAAVLISSLGAVMDIAISVAAAVNEIHARDPQADGKALFASGMNVGRDMLGTMANTLILAFTGSSLVMLVQIYTYNMPYFQVMNSNSITAEILQALTGSTAVVLTAPLVSLLSAKLLPLLGKGRDRGEPDGL